In Mytilus trossulus isolate FHL-02 chromosome 6, PNRI_Mtr1.1.1.hap1, whole genome shotgun sequence, a single window of DNA contains:
- the LOC134723015 gene encoding perlucin-like protein, translating to MESHLVKIESKWIDNWLWTKRPTAQSYFWIGLTDIENEGNFTWNIDNTVASYTQWASGYGKLSETYDAVAWGWKAGCFERQKDSRFFISGTGWLRFGNDCYFFGTNGVDWFTANENCKQRGSHLAKMYNNTLDEWMMTKKTSDQSYYWIGLTDMTNEGQFRWTIDNTTLTFSNWASTYGTAKGSPDRSDVVAWGWSSEWFDYPATDKYGYVCQSRSCNGAN from the exons ATGGAAAGCCATTTAGTGAAGATTGAAAGCAAATGGATAGACAATTGGCTATGGACAAAGCGTCCAACAG cTCAAAGTTATTTCTGGATAGGTTTAACAGATATAGAGAATGAAGGAAACTTTACGTGGAACATCGACAACACTGTTGCCAGTTATACACAATGGGCCTCTGGATATGGAAAACTTTCAGAAACTTATGATGCGGTAGCCTGGGGATGGAAAGCTGGATG TTTTGAACGTCAAAAAGATTCTCGTTTCTTTATTTCAGGAACCGGATGGTTGAGATTTGGCAATGATTGCTATTTCTTTGGCACCAATGGAGTAGACTGGTTTACAGCAAAC GAAAACTGCAAACAAAGGGGGAGTCATTTAGCAAAGATGTACAACAATACCTTAGATGAATGGATGATGACGAAAAAAACATCag ACCAATCATATTACTGGATTGGACTAACAGACATGACAAATGAAGGACAATTTAGATGGACCATTGATAATACTACCCTTACATTTTCAAACTGGGCGTCAACCTATGGCACAGCGAAAGGATCGCCGGACAGATCTGATGTTGTAGCATGGGGATGGAGTTCTGAATGGTTCGATTATCCAGCTACAGATAAATATGGATATGTTTGCCAAAGCAGGTCAT GTAATGGAGCAAACTGA